A single Salmo trutta chromosome 14, fSalTru1.1, whole genome shotgun sequence DNA region contains:
- the LOC115207473 gene encoding GDH/6PGL endoplasmic bifunctional protein-like isoform X2 has translation MWKVVWAALLLLATVYVQRGYAKEAKGAQSLGHVSVVIVGGTGDLAKKYLWQGFFQLYANQVVSKILPFRRENSKHLDLIWNKHHIERVEIVLKETLDAKGRIPFYEQYGVIRDVIQNHLTEVMTLLTMELPSNLSNTKEVLKNKLKIFSALQHLDRNCAAIGQYQAYNAEVQEELSKTKEHFSLTPTFAGIMVHIDLAQYEGMPVILTSGKMLDERVGYARILFKNDIFCIQSHSSVHCKPKQIVFYFGHGTLQYPAILVSKNLFKPDLMDTEWKEVTEHKDVSVLGLNISDYYVLTPTVEREAYAELILHIFQGRKDGFISAENLLASWSFWTPLLQSLADTLPRLYPGGADNGNMLDIKLLGREVTFANEAVVMVTQDHMGRSGTESFQVMQGKYRSADMVSAWPEELIVRLAADLQVAAENAVRDGGRFHLALSGGSSPLALFQRLARHHYSFPWKDTHVWMVDERCVPLTELDSNFRTLHDHLLQHVKMSYFNIHPMPVQMNQRLCVEEDSGALLYESDITQLVNASSFHFVLLGVGYDGHTASLFPGSKLVAHGNSLVAFTESPAKPHQRMSLTLKAINQAQKVGVLVMGKSKHELVTQLSRVKDNPKYWPITGIRPTSGRLVWYIDYDALLG, from the exons ATGTGGAAGGTTGTGTGGGCAGCACTGCTGCTTCTGGCCACCGTGTATGTCCAGAGAGGCTATGCCAAGGAGGCCAAGGGAGCACAGAGCCTAGGGCACGTGTCAGTGGTCATAGTGGGAGGTACAGGTGACTTGGCTAAGAAGTACCTGTGGCAGGGCTTCTTCCAGCTGTACGCTAACCAG GTTGTATCTAAGATTTTGCCATTCAGAAGGGAGAACAGCAAGCATCTGGATCTTATCTGGAACAAGCACCACATTGAGAGAGTGGAGATTGTACTGAAGGAGACCCTGGATGCCAAAG GTCGCATCCCCTTCTATGAACAGTATGGTGTGATCAGAGACGTGATACAGAACCACCTGACTGAGGTCATGACCCTTCTGACCATGgagctcccatccaacctgagcaACACTAAGGAGGTCCTCAAGAACAAACTGAAGATCTTCAGTGCCTTGCAGCACCTGGACAGGAACTGTGCAGCCATTGGTCAGTACCAGGCCTACAATGCAGAGGTACAGGAAGAActgagcaaaacaaaggagcacTTCAGCCTCACCCCCACCTTTGCTG GTATAATGGTGCACATTGACCTAGCCCAGTACGAGGGCATGCCAGTCATTCTGACCTCAGGGAAGATGCTGGATGAGCGCGTAGGCTACGCTCGCATTCTGTTCAAGAATGATATCTTCTGTATCCAGAGCCACAGCAGCGTCCACTGCAAGCCCAAGCAGATTGTGTTCTACTTTGGTCACGGTACTCTGCAGTACCCAGCCATTCTCGTGAGTAAGAACCTGTTCAAGCCAGACCTGATGGACACTGAGTGGAAGGAGGTAACAGAACACAAAGATGTCAGTGTATTAGGTTTGAACATCTCAGACTACTACGTGCTGACGCCAACGGTGGAGAGGGAGGCTTACGCAGAACTCATTTTGCACATCTTCCAAGGCCGGAAGGACGGCTTTATCAGTGCTGAGAACCTGCTGGCCTCCTGGAGTTTCTGGACACCTCTCCTGCAGAGCCTGGCCGACACCTTACCCCGCCTGTATCCCGGGGGAGCGGACAATGGCAACATGCTGGATATCAAACTTTTGGGACGGGAGGTGACCTTCGCCAATGAGGCAGTGGTCATGGTCACCCAGGACCACATGGGCAGGTCTGGGACGGAGAGCTTCCAGGTGATGCAGGGGAAGTACCGCAGCGCTGACATGGTGTCTGCCTGGCCCGAGGAGCTCATAGTGCGGCTGGCCGCAGACCTACAGGTTGCAGCGGAGAACGCGGTAAGGGACGGTGGACGCTTTCACCTTGCCCTCTCCGGGGGCTCCAGTCCCCTAGCTCTGTTTCAGAGGCTAGCCCGTCACCACTACTccttcccctggaaggacacccATGTGTGGATGGTGGACGAGCGATGCGTGCCTCTCACAGAGCTGGACTCTAACTTCCGCACCCTGCACGACCACCTGCTCCAACACGTGAAGATGTCCTACTTCAACATCCACCCCATGCCGGTGCAGATGAACCAGCGGCTGTGTGTGGAGGAGGATAGTGGAGCGCTGCTCTATGAGAGCGACATCACCCAGTTGGTTAATGCTTCCAGCTTCCACTTTGTCCTGCTGGGAGTGGGCTACGACGGCCACACTGCCTCTCTGTTCCCAGGCAGCAAACTAGTCGCACATGGGAACAGTCTAGTAGCCTTCACCGAGAGCCCAGCCAAGCCTCACCAGCGTATGAGCCTCACCCTCAAGGCTATCAACCAGGCCCAGAAAGTAGGTGTGCTGGTGATGGGTAAGAGCAAACATGAGCTGGTCACCCAGCTCAGCCGAGTCAAGGATAACCCAAAATATTGGCCCATCACTGGGATCCGGCCGACCAGTGGCAGGCTAGTATGGTACATAGACTATGATGCTCTTTTAGGGTAG
- the LOC115207473 gene encoding GDH/6PGL endoplasmic bifunctional protein-like isoform X1: MWKVVWAALLLLATVYVQRGYAKEAKGAQSLGHVSVVIVGGTGDLAKKYLWQGFFQLYANQVSSGYSFSFYGGGLSPNDKATPILFEVLKGVVCPRELSVERCALVKEQFLRLAEYRQLNTSEDYQALGKHLTEQLRQEGIVEAGRLFYLSVPAFAYADIAEKINSCRPTDGAWLRVVLEKPFGHDFSSAQLLSTQLGASLKDNEMYRIDHYLGKQVVSKILPFRRENSKHLDLIWNKHHIERVEIVLKETLDAKGRIPFYEQYGVIRDVIQNHLTEVMTLLTMELPSNLSNTKEVLKNKLKIFSALQHLDRNCAAIGQYQAYNAEVQEELSKTKEHFSLTPTFAGIMVHIDLAQYEGMPVILTSGKMLDERVGYARILFKNDIFCIQSHSSVHCKPKQIVFYFGHGTLQYPAILVSKNLFKPDLMDTEWKEVTEHKDVSVLGLNISDYYVLTPTVEREAYAELILHIFQGRKDGFISAENLLASWSFWTPLLQSLADTLPRLYPGGADNGNMLDIKLLGREVTFANEAVVMVTQDHMGRSGTESFQVMQGKYRSADMVSAWPEELIVRLAADLQVAAENAVRDGGRFHLALSGGSSPLALFQRLARHHYSFPWKDTHVWMVDERCVPLTELDSNFRTLHDHLLQHVKMSYFNIHPMPVQMNQRLCVEEDSGALLYESDITQLVNASSFHFVLLGVGYDGHTASLFPGSKLVAHGNSLVAFTESPAKPHQRMSLTLKAINQAQKVGVLVMGKSKHELVTQLSRVKDNPKYWPITGIRPTSGRLVWYIDYDALLG, translated from the exons ATGTGGAAGGTTGTGTGGGCAGCACTGCTGCTTCTGGCCACCGTGTATGTCCAGAGAGGCTATGCCAAGGAGGCCAAGGGAGCACAGAGCCTAGGGCACGTGTCAGTGGTCATAGTGGGAGGTACAGGTGACTTGGCTAAGAAGTACCTGTGGCAGGGCTTCTTCCAGCTGTACGCTAACCAGGTCAGTAGTGGTTACAGCTTCTCCTTTTATGGCGGAGGCCTGTCGCCCAACGATAAGGCCACGCCGATCCTGTTTGAAGTGCTGAAGGGAGTGGTCTGTCCTCGGGAGCTGTCTGTGGAGCGCTGTGCCCTGGTGAAGGAGCAGTTCCTGAGGCTGGCTGAGTATCGGCAGCTGAATACTTCAGAGGACTACCAGGCCCTGGGCAAACACCTGACAGAGCAGCTGAGGCAGGAGGGCATAGTGGAGGCAGGCAGGCTGTTCTACCTGTCAGTGCCAGCCTTCGCTTATGCAGACATTGCAGAAAAGATCAACAGCTGCAGGCCGACCGACGGGGCGTGGTTGAGGGTGGTGCTGGAGAAGCCATTTGGCCATGATTTCAGTAGCGCCCAACTCCTGTCCACTCAACTGGGTGCCTCCCTCAAAGACAACGAGATGTACAGGATTGACCACTATTTAGGGAAGCAG GTTGTATCTAAGATTTTGCCATTCAGAAGGGAGAACAGCAAGCATCTGGATCTTATCTGGAACAAGCACCACATTGAGAGAGTGGAGATTGTACTGAAGGAGACCCTGGATGCCAAAG GTCGCATCCCCTTCTATGAACAGTATGGTGTGATCAGAGACGTGATACAGAACCACCTGACTGAGGTCATGACCCTTCTGACCATGgagctcccatccaacctgagcaACACTAAGGAGGTCCTCAAGAACAAACTGAAGATCTTCAGTGCCTTGCAGCACCTGGACAGGAACTGTGCAGCCATTGGTCAGTACCAGGCCTACAATGCAGAGGTACAGGAAGAActgagcaaaacaaaggagcacTTCAGCCTCACCCCCACCTTTGCTG GTATAATGGTGCACATTGACCTAGCCCAGTACGAGGGCATGCCAGTCATTCTGACCTCAGGGAAGATGCTGGATGAGCGCGTAGGCTACGCTCGCATTCTGTTCAAGAATGATATCTTCTGTATCCAGAGCCACAGCAGCGTCCACTGCAAGCCCAAGCAGATTGTGTTCTACTTTGGTCACGGTACTCTGCAGTACCCAGCCATTCTCGTGAGTAAGAACCTGTTCAAGCCAGACCTGATGGACACTGAGTGGAAGGAGGTAACAGAACACAAAGATGTCAGTGTATTAGGTTTGAACATCTCAGACTACTACGTGCTGACGCCAACGGTGGAGAGGGAGGCTTACGCAGAACTCATTTTGCACATCTTCCAAGGCCGGAAGGACGGCTTTATCAGTGCTGAGAACCTGCTGGCCTCCTGGAGTTTCTGGACACCTCTCCTGCAGAGCCTGGCCGACACCTTACCCCGCCTGTATCCCGGGGGAGCGGACAATGGCAACATGCTGGATATCAAACTTTTGGGACGGGAGGTGACCTTCGCCAATGAGGCAGTGGTCATGGTCACCCAGGACCACATGGGCAGGTCTGGGACGGAGAGCTTCCAGGTGATGCAGGGGAAGTACCGCAGCGCTGACATGGTGTCTGCCTGGCCCGAGGAGCTCATAGTGCGGCTGGCCGCAGACCTACAGGTTGCAGCGGAGAACGCGGTAAGGGACGGTGGACGCTTTCACCTTGCCCTCTCCGGGGGCTCCAGTCCCCTAGCTCTGTTTCAGAGGCTAGCCCGTCACCACTACTccttcccctggaaggacacccATGTGTGGATGGTGGACGAGCGATGCGTGCCTCTCACAGAGCTGGACTCTAACTTCCGCACCCTGCACGACCACCTGCTCCAACACGTGAAGATGTCCTACTTCAACATCCACCCCATGCCGGTGCAGATGAACCAGCGGCTGTGTGTGGAGGAGGATAGTGGAGCGCTGCTCTATGAGAGCGACATCACCCAGTTGGTTAATGCTTCCAGCTTCCACTTTGTCCTGCTGGGAGTGGGCTACGACGGCCACACTGCCTCTCTGTTCCCAGGCAGCAAACTAGTCGCACATGGGAACAGTCTAGTAGCCTTCACCGAGAGCCCAGCCAAGCCTCACCAGCGTATGAGCCTCACCCTCAAGGCTATCAACCAGGCCCAGAAAGTAGGTGTGCTGGTGATGGGTAAGAGCAAACATGAGCTGGTCACCCAGCTCAGCCGAGTCAAGGATAACCCAAAATATTGGCCCATCACTGGGATCCGGCCGACCAGTGGCAGGCTAGTATGGTACATAGACTATGATGCTCTTTTAGGGTAG